The window AGACAGTGGACGTGAGAATTTTGATATTATTCTTTCAGTTAACTATGGTAAACTTTCAATGTTTTGAGTTTTTTCAGTGagaatttttggtttattatatttattacaaGTCAAAAGAAAGGCTATGCCATCTCTTACTACTGAGAAATGTGAAGACGACATTGGTAATCATAACTGTAAGTTGTTACAATTTACTGTATACATTGGTTCGACTGtggttttaaaaattatgattaTCTGTCTTCTTTGTTATGTTGACTTTGTCATTTTTACATGTTAGTTTCGTTAATCAATTTGCATCAtacattttcaattttcatGTTATATAGTGGTAGGATACGTGTgaattaaaaaataacattCTGTGTTTTATTGAATTTGAAGATAAGATAATAACACTTAAAAGGCAAATAATTGTTTAAGCGGATAAAGAATTAGACTAACTAAAGGAAGATAAAAATgttgaaaatatatgtatatatgtaattattatttttgaccatatatgtaaatgtaattattatttttatgctaaaatatttttatttttctactaTACTTTATTttgcaatatatataaaaaggaaTTAACCATCCGCGCAATAGCGCGGGCAAATACTAGTACTTTCATAAAACAATAACATATCTATGATAACCCTAGAATAACTAAACGAGAATGCTCTCCTGcaagatttctttttttttttgatcaaaccttACTTCATTTAAATCATAACAAAGTTTTTACCCCAAAGGGGTGGAGTTCACAAGGTCAGACAGAGCTCCTTTGGCGAGCCTATCGGCTGCAACATTACAACGATGAGGAACGAAATTAAAAGAGATAAAAGTAAAGGATCTACTCAACACGTTAACATCATGGAGGATTCCTTTGAGTTCGTTCACAGACGTGTTTCCTGTGAGCTGATTGATCAGGGATTTAGAGTCTGAAAAACAGACCAGTTCCTGAATTCTTTGAGATTTTGCAGCTTCCAGAGCTGCCTTAAGTGCCAGAGCTTCAGCGATTAGCGCCGACCCGACGACCTCCTGCGACGTCGTTCCTTCAAAGATGGTGGTACCTGCTTGAGTTGTGCAAAGCCATCCCATTCCACCTGCGCAAGAAACTGGCTGCCATGCTGCCTCAGAAAAGCAGATCATAGCATTTGGTTGATTTTGTTGGTGAAGATCACTCGGGGTGTAGTCTTTAGGCGAAGCAGTATTTTTCCTTTCCTTTTTCTCCATAGCATCCTGCCATTCTTTGGCACATTTGATAGCTTTAACTAGTACCTCTGCTTCTGAGAAAGACTTATCTTCAAACAACAACTGATTCCTGCTAGTCCACAACAACCACATGATCCAAGGGTGAAGTGGAACGGTTACTCCACTTGGAGGGAGATTAATCATTCGAGTGCAATCTTGTAAGAGCTGCCCTATGGAGGTTCCTGCAATGTGATTCGGGACACACAAGGCCGGAACAGAGTCCCAGATCCTTTTAGCAAACGGGCAGTAGAATATGACATGTTGTATTGATTCACTCTCCCCGCAGCGCTTGCATCTTCCATCCACTTGGATGCCACGTTTTAAAAGTGTTTCTCCTACTGCCAGTGCATTATTTTGCACTTTCCACAAGAAGTTTCGAAGCTTGGGAGAACAATTCATATTCCACACACATTTGCTCCAGTTGAAACCCTCGTCCCTTCCCTTCACATTAACTTTTGCCAGAGCATAACCTGATTTGGTTGTGTAGTTCCCTTCTTTCTGGTATAGCCAGGTCAATGTATCTTCCATCTCCAAAGTACTTGGCACTAGTTTCCGAATTTGAGCCTCATACTGAGGGAGGTGAACCTTTATTTTCTCCACATTCCATAAGGTCGAATTTGGGAGAAAGAGGTCACTAACCAGCATGTTATGTGCTTCACTGGTGCGGGGGCCTATAGTGCAGAGTGGTTGGGTTGTCGACAGCCAGTTGTCGCTCCACACTCTGATTATACATCCATTTCCCACAACCCATCCCAGTCCCTTCTTCAGAATGTCACGGCCTGCAAGAATCCCTCTCCAGCCATGGGACGCAGAGTTTGGGGCTGAACAATCAAGAATCCCATCAGAGAGACAATATCTATTAAGGAAAGTTCTACCAAGTAAGGAGGAAGGATATTTCAGCAGGCGCCAAGCATGTTTCGCCAATAAGGCATCGTTGAATACTTCGATTTCCTTAAAACCCAGGCCTCCTGCGCCTTTAGGAAGAGTGAGTCTCTCCCACGACACTCAACATATTTTTCACAGTTCCGGCTTCATGTCCCACCAAAATCGCGTTAGAACAGATTGAATCTGTTTGCAAAGCGATTTGAGAAGTTTGAAACATGACATAGCATAAGTTGGTAATGCTGATAGAACCGCTTTCAAGAGGCCCATCTTCCCCGCTCCCGAGAGATAACGTGACGTCCAGCTCTGAGCTTGCTTTCTGATTCGGTCTACTATACTTGCGAAGAtgtctctcttcttcctcctgaaATGCTCCGGTAATCCCAAATATTTCCCGATGCCTCCTTCGTTAGTGATGTTCAGCTCACGTTTTACTCTTTCT of the Brassica rapa cultivar Chiifu-401-42 chromosome A03, CAAS_Brap_v3.01, whole genome shotgun sequence genome contains:
- the LOC103861146 gene encoding uncharacterized protein LOC103861146; translation: MASGQCINRTKSAVTFSSKTSKAAKERVKRELNITNEGGIGKYLGLPEHFRRKKRDIFASIVDRIRKQAQSWTSRYLSGAGKMGLLKAVLSALPTYAMSSPNSASHGWRGILAGRDILKKGLGWVVGNGCIIRVWSDNWLSTTQPLCTIGPRTSEAHNMLVSDLFLPNSTLWNVEKIKVHLPQYEAQIRKLVPSTLEMEDTLTWLYQKEGNYTTKSGYALAKVNVKGRDEGFNWSKCVWNMNCSPKLRNFLWKVQNNALAVGETLLKRGIQVDGRCKRCGESESIQHVIFYCPFAKRIWDSVPALCVPNHIAGTSIGQLLQDCTRMINLPPSGVTVPLHPWIMWLLWTSRNQLLFEDKSFSEAEVLVKAIKCAKEWQDAMEKKERKNTASPKDYTPSDLHQQNQPNAMICFSEAAWQPVSCAGGMGWLCTTQAGTTIFEGTTSQEVVGSALIAEALALKAALEAAKSQRIQELVCFSDSKSLINQLTGNTSVNELKGILHDVNVLSRSFTFISFNFVPHRCNVAADRLAKGALSDLVNSTPLG